Proteins from one Acanthopagrus latus isolate v.2019 chromosome 18, fAcaLat1.1, whole genome shotgun sequence genomic window:
- the ccna2 gene encoding cyclin-A2: protein MSGANRGQGSAASEYHNQENVLLRLRGSLKPRTSANENQENLPPKQAAGSRTVLGPLQTNQRSKSLNQRGTKQESSQQLSCKNEDFSKSCYEKPAIKQPAFQIHVDEPDGACTKKPLQIEAVKAKSIEAESPLAISNAVARLRQPLATIDIPSAMDVSFDSPMDMSLVEGEEKPVNVNEVPEYAEEIYKYLREMEVKTRPKAGYMKKQPDITNSMRAILVDWLVEVGEEYKLQNETLYLAVNYIDRFLSSMSVLRGKLQLVGTAAMLLASKFEEIYPPEVAEFVYITDDTYTKKQVLRMEHLVLKVLSFDLAAPTINQFLTHYFLQHSVNKQVESLAMYLGELSLVDSDPFLKYLPSLTAAAAYVVANNIVTGGSLPKSLTEMTGYSLEELMPCVEDLHKLHLSAAQHAQQSVREKYKGPKYHEVSLIEAPTKLTLN from the exons ATGTCGGGAGCTAACAGAGGACAGGGGAGCGCGGCTAGTGAGTATCACAACCAAGAGAATGTGCTGTTGAGACTGAGAGGCTCGCTAAAACCAAGAACTTCTGCAAATGAGAACCAAGAAAACCTTCCGCCGAAACAAGCAGCCGGCAGCAGAACCGTCCTGGGACCTCTGCAGACCAACCAGCGGAGCAAGAGCCTGAACCAGCGCGGCACCAAACAG GAGTCATCACAGCAGTTGTCCTGCAAAAATGAAGACTTCAGTAAAAGCTGCTATGAGAAGCCCGCCATCAAACAGCCTGCTTTCCAGATCCATGTGGATGAGCCCGATGGTGCCTGCACCAAGAAGCCACTACAGATCGAAGCTGTCAAAGCAAAGTCGATCGAAGCAGAGTCTCCCCTCGCAATCAGCAATGCCGTGGCACGGCTCCGACAGCCGCTGGCCACCATAGATATTCCATCAGCAATGGATGTCAGCTTTG actCTCCCATGGATATGTCCTTGGTTGAGGGGGAGGAGAAACCAGTTAATGTAAATGAGGTCCCAGAATATGCTGAAGAAATCTACAAGTACTTGAGGGAGATGGAG GTAAAAACCAGGCCGAAGGCAGGCTACATGAAGAAGCAGCCTGACATCACCAACAGCATGAGGGCCATTCTGGTTGACTGGCTGGTCGAGGTTGGAGAAGAGTACAAGCTACAGAACGAGACGCTTTATCTGGCTGTAAACTACATCGACCGCTTCCTCTCCTCAATGTCAGTCCTGAGGGGGAAGCTTCAGCTGGTTGGGACTGCTGCAATGCTGCTGGCTTC GAAATTTGAAGAGATCTACCCCCCTGAGGTGGCAGAGTTCGTTTACATCACAGACGACACCTACACCAAGAAGCAGGTGTTAAGAATGGAGCATCTGGTGCTTAAAGTGCTCTCCTTTGATCTGGCAGCACCAACCATCAACCAGTTTCTCACACACTACTTCCTCCAGCATTCTGTCAACAAACAGGTGGAAAGCCTGGCAATG TACCTTGGGGAGCTCAGCCTGGTGGACTCTGATCCCTTCTTAAAGTACCTGCCatcactgactgctgctgcagcttatGTTGTGGCCAACAACATAGTGACTGGTGGCTCATTG CCCAAGTCCTTGACAGAGATGACTGGCTACTCCCTAGAAGAGCTGATGCCGTGTGTCGAGGATCTGCACAAACTTCACCTCAGTGCTGCTCAGCATGCCCAGCAGTCTGTTCGGGAGAAGTACAAGGGCCCCAA GTATCATGAAGTTTCCCTCATCGAGGCTCCAACTAAACTGACACTGAACTGA